The Xylophilus rhododendri region TTCGACTCGGGAGAAGAAGGCCTGCACCTCGGGGCGCTGCACGGCCGCGTCGGTGAAGCTGGTGAGGCGCACCGCGCCGTCGGCCAGGCCCGCGGCCATGGCGTACTGCATGCTGAACTTGCCCTCCAGGCCGCTGCGCGGATGCGGATGCACCAGCGGCACCAGTGCGCCGCGGCTGGTGCGCACCTGCATCCAGGCCACCTCGGCCAGCCCGATGCCATGCTGCTCGCGCAATGCCAGCAGGCCGTCGAGCGCGCGGTGGGTGGCGTAGCACATGGGATATTGCTTCACGTCCAGGCCGGCGCGGCTGAGTTCGAGGGGCGCGCAGCCGATGTCCGCCAGCATCCCCGCGGCGTCTTCGCCGTGGGCGTACAGCGCCACGTAGCCATGGGGGCCGTCCAGCGCATGCGGGCCCGCCTCGAAGCCGGCTTCCGCCAGGCAGGCGGCACGCACCCCGGCGGCGTTGGCATGGCCGGCCTGGAAACTCTTGGCTTCGGTGCCTACGTTCTCCCGCGTGCCGGCCGCCTGGGCCACGGCCAGGCCGATGGCGTGGCCGATACGCACGGCATCCAGACCCAGCAGATGGCCGCAAGCCACCGCCGCACCCAGCGCGCCGATGCTGGCGGTGGAATGCCAGCCACGGGCGTAGTGCTCCACCGCGATGCCGCGCGCGAGCTTGCAGATCACCTCCATGCCCACGGCGAAGGCCGGCGCCAGTCGCGCGGCCGGCAGCCCGCGCGATTCGGCCAGCGCCAGCAGGGCCGGCCAGAGCACGATGCTGGGATGGCCGCGCAGCGGCGGGGTGACATCGTCGTAGTCCAGCACATGGCCGGCGATGCCGTTCCACCAGGCGGCGATTTCCGGCGCGGCGCGTTCCGTGCGGCCCCAGAGGCTGGCGGCGGGCGGGGGCGATGTGGGCGGCAGCAGCAGGCCGGCGGCGCGCAGGTAGTCGAGCGCGGCCAGCGCGGCATGTTCGTGCCGGCCGCCGAGCGCCACGCCGAAGCTGTCGGCCAGCGAGCGGGCGCAGAGGCTCCGCTCGTTTTCGTTCAGCCGCCCGGCGTCGAAGTCGCAGGCGAAAGCGGCGATCAGCTGAGCGGCGCTGGCAGGCGCCAGATGGGGGTCGGGTGCGTTCATGCCGGCCTCAGGCAGCCATGGCGGCTTCGGTTTCGACCGCATCGCGCGGCAGGTAGGCGATGCCCTGCATCAGCCGGCGCGCGGTGCGGCCGAAGCCCAGCCGCTTGAAGCTGGCAGCTTGCGGCGCAGCGCCGGCCTCGGCCTCGCACACCACCGTCATCGCGCCCAGCGGATGGCCGATGCGCAGGCTCCCGGGCCGCGCGCCGGCGGCCGCTTCCCGCACCAGGGTGCCGGGTATGCAGGACATGGCGGCGATGCACATGGAGCCGGTGCCGGCCATGCTTTCGTGGCACTTGTTGTAGAAGATGAAGCGCGCCTGCAGGTCCATCTCCGCCGCCGCCACGGGCCGGCCCTGGCTGTCGGTGTAGTCCCGTGGCGGGGCCACCAGCACCACCAGGGGCAGGGCGGGCGACTCGGTCTCGGCGGCGCGCCAGTCGCTGGCCAGGCCGATCAGCGCGGCGGCTTTGCCACGCAGTTCCTTCAGCGTGGCGATGAGGGTTTCGTCCGCGTCGATGGCGACGGGCAGGGGCAGGGCGGGACCGGTGCAGCCCACATCCGCGGCACGCACGAAGACGCAGGGGTTGGCCACGTCGCCGATGCTGGCCTCGATGCGCCGGCCGTCTTCCAGGGCGATGGTGTCGATCGCATGGCCGGTCGGCATCACCTTGCCGGTCTTGGCGCCGGTGGTGGCGCGGTAGTCCATGAAGATCTCGGCGCCGGTGCCCGGCACGCCGGGGATCGCGAAATCGCCGCTGACCTTGACCCGGCCGTGCTGCACCGGCACATGGGCGATCAGCAGCTTGCCGGTGTTGGTGTTGAAGATGCGTACCTGGGTCACCGGACCCTGCGCCGCCACCATGCCGGAATCGATGGCGAAGGGCCCCACGCCCGCCGAGATGTTGCCGCAGTTGCTGGTGTAGACCACCAGCCCGCGGCCGGGCGGCACGATGCCGTAGGTGTAGTCGACGTCGGCATCGGGCCGCTGCGACGGCGCCACGATGGCGAGCTTGGCGGTCACCAGGCGGGAGCCGCCCAGGCCGTCGATCTGCAACAGGTCCTGGCTGCCGAGCGCGGCCTTGAGCATGGCATCGCGGCGCGGGCCGGGCGGCGGAAGGTCGGCGGCGCTGAAATACAGGCCCTTGCTGGTGCCGCCGCGCATCAGGGTGCAGGGCAGGGCGATCTGTTCGTGGTCGGTTTCGGTCTGCATGTGTCTGTCTCCGTGGTCTCAATCGGTCGGCGGCGGGCTCAGGCCACCGGCTCCCACACCCAGGGCCGGGCGAGGCGGTCGGCGGCCTGCCAGGCGAGGATGGTGTCGCGGCGCTGCAAGGTGCGGCTCACGTCGTCCAGGCCGTCGAGCAGGGCGGCGCGTTTCATCGGGTCGATGGCGAAGCCCTGCACCCGGCCGCCGGGAAACACGACTTCGTTGCGCTGCAGGTCCACGCCGACGGCCGATCCATCGGCCGCCAGCGCCGCCAGCGCATCCAGGGCATCGCGCGGCAAGGCCACCGGCAGCATGCCGTTCTGGAAGCAGTTGTTGAAGAAGATGTCGCCGAAGCTCTCGGCGATGACGCAGCGCACGCCGCTGCCGGCCAGCGCCCAGACGGCGCCCTCGCGCGAGGAGCCGCAGCCAAAGTTGCGGCCGGCCAGCAGGATGGGCGCGCCGCGGAAGGCCGGCTGGTTGAGCACGCAGCCGGGGTCCTCGCTGCCGTCGGGGCGCAGGCGCAGGGCCTCCATCGCATAGGGGCCGAGCTGGCCGCGCTCGAAGGCGGCCAGGCGCTCGATGCGGATCACGGTGTCGGTATCGACGTTGTCCAGCATCAGCGGCGCGGCCGGGCCGGTCACGGTGGTGAAGGGGGTCATCTCACAGCTCCCGGGGATCGGCGATGGCGCCGGCCAGCGCGCTGGCCACCGCTGTCGCGGGACTGGCCAGATGGGTGCGCACGCCCTTGCCCTGGCGGCCCACGAAATTGCGGTTGGAGGTGGACACCACCCGCTCGCCCGGCTCGGCGATCTCGCCGTTGGCCGCCACGCACATGCTGCAGCCGGGCTCGCGCCAGTCGAAGCCGGCCTCGATGAAGCGTTGGTGCAGGCCTTCCCGCTCCGCCTGGCGGCGCACGTTCTCGGAGCCCGGCACCACCCAGGCGGTGACATGCGGCGCCACCCGCAGGCCGGGGCGCAGCAAGTCCGTGGCGGCACGCAGGTCGGAGATCCGCGAGTTGGTGCAGGAGCCGATGAAGACCCGGTCGATACGCTGGCCGCGCAGCGCGCTGCCGGCCGCCAGGCCCATGTACTGGCGCGCCTCCCGCCAGGCATCGCGCCGGGCTTCGTCGGGCGCATCGTTGTCCAGCGGCACCCAGCCGGCGATGCCGGTGCCCTGCTCGGGGCTGGTGCCCCAGGTGAGCTGGGGTTCGAGCGCGGAGATGTCGATGTTTTCCTCCCGGTCGAAGGCCGCGCCCGGGTCCGAACGCAGGCCGCGCCAATGGGCCACGGCCTGGTCGAACAGCGCGCCCCGTGGCGCGAAGGGCCGGCCGGCGAGGTAGTCGAAGACCTTGTCGTCCGGCGCCACCAAACCGACCTTGGCGCCCATCTCGATGGACAGGTTGCAGACCGTCATGCGCTCCTCCACCGACATGGCCTCGATCGCCGGGCCGGCATATTCCACCGCATGGCCGGTGCCGGCGGCCGCGCCCAGCCGGGAGATGGCATGCAGGATCACGTCCTTGGCGGCCACCCGATCGGGCAGTAGACCCTCGAAGCGGATGCGCATGCTGCGCGGCTTGCGCTGCATCAGCGTCTGGGTGGCCAGGGCGTGCATCAGCTCGGAGGAGCCGACGCCGAAGGCCATGGCGCCCAGTGCGCCGTCGGTGCAGGTATGGCTGTCGCCGCAGATCACGGTGGTGCCGGGCAGCACGATGCCCATCTCCGGACCCATCACATGCACGATGCCGTGGCCCGGCTGGCCCAGATCGAAGAACCGGATGCCGCGCGACCGCGACCCGTCCTTCAGACGCGACCACAGTTGCGCGCCGCCGGCGAAGGTGGTGCCGGTGCGGCCGGGCGCGGTGGACACCATGTGGTCCGGCGTGGCGAAAGCCAGTTCGGGCCGGGCCACCGGCAGCTGGCGTTCCTCCAGCTGGCCCAGGCTGCGCGAGCCGGACATGTCGTGCAGCAGTTGCCGGTCGATGTGCAGCAGTGCCCAGCCATCGCCGAGCTCTTCGATCACATGGGCCTGCCAGAGCTTGTCGAACAGGGTGGTGGCAGGCGTGCTCACGATGTCTTGGCCTCCGCCTGCGGTGCGTCGCGGAAACGGGTGCGCATGGCATTCCATTCGTCAGCGCCCCAGCGCCGGAAACGCTCGGCCACCGGCACCGACTGGGCCGACACCGGAGGCTTGCGGGTCTCGCGCAGGCCGTGCAGGGCTTCGTCGCAGGCGCCGACCACCGCGCCGATCAGCAGGCTGGGCAGGATGGCCAGCCGGTAGCCCATGGCCTGGGCCGCGTCCAGGCCCACATCGGGTGTCTTGCCGCCGCGCACGATGTTGAGCAGGCAGGGGCCGTGGACCCGCTGGGGGATGAGGGCGAGTTCCTGCATATCCTGCGCGGCCTCGACGAAGGCCATGTCGGCACCGGCGGCCAGTGCGGCGTTGGCGCGGGCGATGGCTTCGTCGAAACCGATGACGGCGCGTGCGTCGGTGCGGGCGATGATGAGGAAGTCCGGATCCACCCGTGCCGCCACCGCCGCGCGGATCTTGGCGATGAAGTCCTCGCGCGAGACGACTTCCTTGCCGTCGAGGTGGCCGCAGCGCTTGGGCGCGACCTGGTCCTCGATATGGCAGCCGGCGAGCCCGGCGCGTTCGTACTCGCGGATGGTGCGGGTGACATTGAGCTCGTTGCCGTAGCCGGTGTCGGCATCGGCGATCACCGGAATGCCCACCGACTGCGCCATGACAGCCGCCGCCTGCGCCATCTCGGTCAGGGTGAGCAGGCCGAAATCCGGAAAGCCGCGCGAGGCGGACACACCGGCCCCCGTCATGTAGGCGCAGGCGAAGCCCGCCTGCTCGATGGTGCGGGCGGTGATGCCGTCGTATCCGCCCGGTGCGGCGACCAGGCCGGGCGCGGCCAGCAGGGCACGCAGCTGGCGACGGGGTGAAGAAGGGGTGGCAGGCGACATGGGCGGATACCTCGACGGCAAAACAGGGCAGGGCTGCGGCGGCAGCGAATCAAAGACGTACTAAGTCTATAACGTCCTAAATAAATGATGTCATAGGGTCGATACACTTGACACATGAAGCCAACCGCCGCACCGCCGCTGCCACGCAAGACCGGCCTGCCCCTGCACCACCAGTTGTTCGTGGTGCTGCGCGACCAGATCCTGCGCGGCCTCTATCCGCCGGGCGCCGCCATTCCCAACGAGGCGCGGCTGTGCGAGCTGTTCGGCGTCTCGCGCATCACGGTGCGGCGCGCGGTGGCCGACCTGGAGGCCGAGGGCCTGCTGGAGAAACGCCATGGCCACGGCACCTTCGTGCGCCACGAGCTGCCCGCGCAAAGGCCGGCGGCGACCCTGGGGTTCATCGATTCATTGCGCAAGCAGGCGCAGAACACCGAGGTGCAGGTGCTGGAGCTGCTGACCGGCCCGGCGCCGGCCGTCGTCGCCCTGCAGCTGCAGTTGGCCGTGGGCGAGGCGGCGATCCATGCCGTGCGCCTTCGCTCGGCGGGCGGCCGCCCCCTGATGGTGACGGATGCCTGGGTGCCCGAGCACCTGGGCAAGGGCATCACCCGCGCGGCGCTACGCAGGCAGGGGCTCTATGAAATCCTCATGGCGCAGGGCGTGCGCTTCGGCCGGGTGGTGCAGGAGATCACCGCCTTGTCGGCCGATCCGCATTACGCCAGGCTGCTGGCCGTGGCCGTCGGCTCGCCGCTGCTGCGCATGACCCGGTTGCTCTATGGAGCCGACCGCCAGCCGGTGCAGCACCTCACGATTTCCGTCACGCCGGAACGCAGCCGGATCCTGATGGATGTGTCCAACGAGAGCGTCAACACCCTGGGGGCCGGGCAGATTACCCATGACGCGGCGGGTGCTGGCGACATGTGATTGCCAGGGCGATGATCGGATCTTGGCGACCGCGTCGGATGTCGTTGCTGGCAGGCCGCCGAAACCCAGCCGGCATCGCGGCAGCAAGCCACCAGGTGCACAATCGACCCCAACCTGGACATCCCATGAGCACCACCCCTCTCCTTGACGACGATGCCGACAGCGCCTTGACGCGCGATGCGTTGCGCACCTATGCGCGCAACGCAGGCCAGCGCGCTCATGACCAGGGCTTGGCGGTGCGCGGCTTCGTGCTGCGGGCGCGAGGTGACGAGCTCGTGCGCGAATCGCGCGATGGTTCCGTGGCGGTGCTGCGCCCAATGGCTCCTGCCCAGCAGGTCCGCGCCGGACTGACCCTGCATAAGCGCCGCTGAAGCATTGGTTCCGCCAGCCTTCGAGACCACGCGATCGTGCCTCGACTACGTGTATTCGCAGGGCCCAATGGTTCAGGCAAAAGCACGCTGGTGGCTGTTTTGCCGCCGGAGTGGATAGGTGTCTATGTCAACGCCGACGATCTCGAACTTTCCCTGCGCAACAATGGATTTTTCGACCTCGCGGCCTACCAGCTGCAAGAGGACGCCGAAACGAGATTCGAGGATCTGCGTATGTCGCTGCAACAGTCCAGGCGGATCACGCCGCGGCAGGTGCAGGGCGTCATCGCCGGTTAGATCCTGCAGCAAAGCCGGATCCACATCCCCGTAGCCGTGGTCGACTCCTACCTGGCCGCCACGATCTGCGATTTCCTGCGCCAAGAATTGCTGGCCTCGGGGCGAGACTTCACCTTTGAGACGGTGATGTCGCATGGCAGCAAGGTGGATTTCATGCGCGAAGCGCAACGCCGTGGCTACCGAACCTACCTGTATTTCATCGCGACCGGTGACGCGGATATCAACATCGACCGGGTCGACCAGCGGGTGGCGCTGGGCGGCCACCCTGTGGACCCGGCCACGGTGCGGCAGCGCTATGAACGCTCGATCGCCCTGCTGCTGCAGGCCTGTGAGGCCGCTAACCGCGCTTATGTTTTCGACAATTCCGGCCAGGCGCATCAGATGCTCGCGGAAGTCACGGACGGCGATGAACTGACCTTGCACAGCGACACGCTACCGGCCTGGTTCACCGGCTCGGCGCTGTGGCAGGCTTTTCAGGCGTGATGCACACAGAGGCCGAGGCCAAGGACGCCACTGGTTTCGAACGGCGTCACTCCTCCCGCCCGCCGATGCCCAGCAGGGCCAGCAGCGCCTGGAAGACGTTGAACAGGCTGAGGTAAACGCCCAGCGTCGCCGTGATGTAGTTGGTTTCCAGCCCATCCTTCACCCGCTTGAGGTCATGCAGGATGAAGGCCGAGAAGACGCCGATCGTCAGCACCGCGATGGTGATCATCAGCGCGCCCGACTGTAGGAAGACGTTGGCGATGCCCGCCACCAAGATCATCA contains the following coding sequences:
- a CDS encoding MmgE/PrpD family protein — its product is MNAPDPHLAPASAAQLIAAFACDFDAGRLNENERSLCARSLADSFGVALGGRHEHAALAALDYLRAAGLLLPPTSPPPAASLWGRTERAAPEIAAWWNGIAGHVLDYDDVTPPLRGHPSIVLWPALLALAESRGLPAARLAPAFAVGMEVICKLARGIAVEHYARGWHSTASIGALGAAVACGHLLGLDAVRIGHAIGLAVAQAAGTRENVGTEAKSFQAGHANAAGVRAACLAEAGFEAGPHALDGPHGYVALYAHGEDAAGMLADIGCAPLELSRAGLDVKQYPMCYATHRALDGLLALREQHGIGLAEVAWMQVRTSRGALVPLVHPHPRSGLEGKFSMQYAMAAGLADGAVRLTSFTDAAVQRPEVQAFFSRVETDEAPGPVSPRWAELELRLHDGRTLRIRVDTLHGSSQKPASDSELAAKLDDCLRWGRCAGSGQALLRRCLQLSDHAGDGGDAAALVHELQQLAISGDTP
- a CDS encoding 2-methylaconitate cis-trans isomerase PrpF family protein translates to MQTETDHEQIALPCTLMRGGTSKGLYFSAADLPPPGPRRDAMLKAALGSQDLLQIDGLGGSRLVTAKLAIVAPSQRPDADVDYTYGIVPPGRGLVVYTSNCGNISAGVGPFAIDSGMVAAQGPVTQVRIFNTNTGKLLIAHVPVQHGRVKVSGDFAIPGVPGTGAEIFMDYRATTGAKTGKVMPTGHAIDTIALEDGRRIEASIGDVANPCVFVRAADVGCTGPALPLPVAIDADETLIATLKELRGKAAALIGLASDWRAAETESPALPLVVLVAPPRDYTDSQGRPVAAAEMDLQARFIFYNKCHESMAGTGSMCIAAMSCIPGTLVREAAAGARPGSLRIGHPLGAMTVVCEAEAGAAPQAASFKRLGFGRTARRLMQGIAYLPRDAVETEAAMAA
- the leuD gene encoding 3-isopropylmalate dehydratase small subunit, yielding MTPFTTVTGPAAPLMLDNVDTDTVIRIERLAAFERGQLGPYAMEALRLRPDGSEDPGCVLNQPAFRGAPILLAGRNFGCGSSREGAVWALAGSGVRCVIAESFGDIFFNNCFQNGMLPVALPRDALDALAALAADGSAVGVDLQRNEVVFPGGRVQGFAIDPMKRAALLDGLDDVSRTLQRRDTILAWQAADRLARPWVWEPVA
- a CDS encoding 3-isopropylmalate dehydratase large subunit; this translates as MSTPATTLFDKLWQAHVIEELGDGWALLHIDRQLLHDMSGSRSLGQLEERQLPVARPELAFATPDHMVSTAPGRTGTTFAGGAQLWSRLKDGSRSRGIRFFDLGQPGHGIVHVMGPEMGIVLPGTTVICGDSHTCTDGALGAMAFGVGSSELMHALATQTLMQRKPRSMRIRFEGLLPDRVAAKDVILHAISRLGAAAGTGHAVEYAGPAIEAMSVEERMTVCNLSIEMGAKVGLVAPDDKVFDYLAGRPFAPRGALFDQAVAHWRGLRSDPGAAFDREENIDISALEPQLTWGTSPEQGTGIAGWVPLDNDAPDEARRDAWREARQYMGLAAGSALRGQRIDRVFIGSCTNSRISDLRAATDLLRPGLRVAPHVTAWVVPGSENVRRQAEREGLHQRFIEAGFDWREPGCSMCVAANGEIAEPGERVVSTSNRNFVGRQGKGVRTHLASPATAVASALAGAIADPREL
- a CDS encoding isocitrate lyase/PEP mutase family protein produces the protein MSPATPSSPRRQLRALLAAPGLVAAPGGYDGITARTIEQAGFACAYMTGAGVSASRGFPDFGLLTLTEMAQAAAVMAQSVGIPVIADADTGYGNELNVTRTIREYERAGLAGCHIEDQVAPKRCGHLDGKEVVSREDFIAKIRAAVAARVDPDFLIIARTDARAVIGFDEAIARANAALAAGADMAFVEAAQDMQELALIPQRVHGPCLLNIVRGGKTPDVGLDAAQAMGYRLAILPSLLIGAVVGACDEALHGLRETRKPPVSAQSVPVAERFRRWGADEWNAMRTRFRDAPQAEAKTS
- a CDS encoding GntR family transcriptional regulator, which encodes MKPTAAPPLPRKTGLPLHHQLFVVLRDQILRGLYPPGAAIPNEARLCELFGVSRITVRRAVADLEAEGLLEKRHGHGTFVRHELPAQRPAATLGFIDSLRKQAQNTEVQVLELLTGPAPAVVALQLQLAVGEAAIHAVRLRSAGGRPLMVTDAWVPEHLGKGITRAALRRQGLYEILMAQGVRFGRVVQEITALSADPHYARLLAVAVGSPLLRMTRLLYGADRQPVQHLTISVTPERSRILMDVSNESVNTLGAGQITHDAAGAGDM
- a CDS encoding zeta toxin family protein gives rise to the protein MVDSYLAATICDFLRQELLASGRDFTFETVMSHGSKVDFMREAQRRGYRTYLYFIATGDADINIDRVDQRVALGGHPVDPATVRQRYERSIALLLQACEAANRAYVFDNSGQAHQMLAEVTDGDELTLHSDTLPAWFTGSALWQAFQA